Proteins encoded by one window of Salvia splendens isolate huo1 chromosome 14, SspV2, whole genome shotgun sequence:
- the LOC121763272 gene encoding ABC transporter A family member 7-like isoform X1, whose protein sequence is MVRAREQVPVLQLCLLQEITKRLDKGSESRTEYTNFLDAAFFSNTPLDLLQSQCASNSQFSVPLQLGSATIQQDVRCIQTLSLWRNSSSEINDELYKGYRRGNPERQINEIVAAYDFVNSNENLFNVTIWYNSTYKNNTGNQPLALTRVARSVNLASNSYLQFLLGPATKLLFEFVKEMPKPETRLRLDFSSLLGPLFFTWVIFQLFPVILTSLIYEKQFRLKIMMKMHGLGDGPYWMISYAYFLAISTMYMICFVVFGSGVGLKFFTLNDYSIQFVFYFLYINLQVSLAFLVADVFSNTKTATVVGYMMVFGTGLLGAFLFQFFLEDSSFPRAGIIAMELYPGFALYRGLYEFSQYSFAGNYMGTDGMRWKDLNDSKNGMSEVMIIIAVEWLIVLGVAYYVDQVFSSGRDPLFFFRRHQKNLSSSFRKPSLQRQGSKVFVQIEKQDVEEEREKVEQLLLESTTTHAIISHNLRKIYPGRDGNPEKFAVRNLSLALSQGECFGMLGPNGAGKTSFINMMIGLTKPTSGSAYVQGLDILTDMNRIYTSMGVCPQHDLLWGTLTGREHLLFYGRLKNLKGDSLLNAVEESLKSVNLFYGGVADKQARKYSGGMKRRLSVAISLIGDPKVVYMDEPSTGLDPASRNMLWNVVKRAKQNRAIILTTHSMEEAEHLCDRLGIFVDGSLQCVGNPKELKARYGGSYVFTMTTPPDHEQEVENLVRNLSPNANKIYQISGTQKFELPKQEIRIADVFEAVEKAKSRFTVQAWGIADTTLEDVFIKVARGAQTFNTLS, encoded by the exons GGTTCAGAATCAAGGACTGAGTACACCAATTTTCTTGATGCAGCATttttttccaacactcccctCGATCTTCTTCAATCTCAATGTGCATCAAACTCACAATTCTCTGTTCCTCTCCAATTAGGTTCTGCTACAATACAGCAAG ATGTACGTTGCATTCAAACCTTGAGTTTATGGCGCAACAGTTCTTCAGAGATAAATGATGAGCTTTACAAGGGTTATCGTAGAGGGAACCCAGAGCGACAAATTAATGAGATTGTAGCAG CCTATGATTTTGTTAATTCAAATGAGAATCTATTCAACGTTACAATATGGTACAATTCTACATATAAGAATAACACAGGCAATCAGCCTCTTGCTTTGACGCGGGTGGCTCGTTCCGTAAATTTG GCATCAAATTCATATCTTCAATTTCTATTAGGGCCAGCTACAAAATTGCTTTTTGAGTTTGTGAAAGAAATGCCAAAACCTGAAACAAGACTCAGGCTGGATTTCTCCTCTCTCCTTGGGCCACTCTTCTTTACCTGGGTCATTTTTCAATTGTTTCCT GTTATACTGACATCATTGATTTACGAGAAACAATTCAGATTGAAAATTATGATGAAGATGCATGGGCTTGGTGATGGACCCTACTGGATGATATCTTATGCATATTTTCTTGCAATATCTACAATGTACATGATATGCTTTGTGGTATTTGGATCAGGCGTAG GTTTAAAATTCTTCACACTAAATGATTACAGCATtcagtttgtattttatttccTCTACATAAACTTGCAAGTGTCTCTAGCTTTTCTTGTAGCTGATGTATTCTCAAACACGAAGACTGCTACAG TTGTGGGGTATATGATGGTATTTGGAACTGGACTCTTGGGCGCCTTTCTCTTCCAGTTCTTTCTTGAAGATTCTTCATTTCCAA GAGCTGGAATAATCGCTATGGAATTATATCCAGGATTTGCCCTCTATCGTGGATTATACGAGTTTTCACAATATTCATTTGCTGGGAATTACATGGGAACTGATGGAATGCGATGGAAAGATTTGAATGATAGCAAAAACGGGATGAGTGAGGTCATGATTATCATTGCTGTGGAATGGTTAATTGTTCTTGGTGTTGCATATTATGTGGATCAAGTTTTTTCATCTGGGAGAGATCCCCTGTTTTTCTTTCGGAGGCACCAAAAGAACCTCTCGTCATCCTTCCGGAAACCTAGCTTGCAAAGGCAAGGATCTAAAGTTTTCGTTCAGATTGAGAAACAGGATGTTGAGGAAGAG AGGGAGAAGGTTGAACAATTGCTACTTGAATCTACTACAACTCATGCAATTATCAGCCATAATCTTAGAAAGATCTACCCAGGGAGGGATGGAAACCCAGAGAAATTTGCGGTGAGAAACCTTTCTCTTGCTTTGTCGCAGGGGGAATGCTTTGGCATGCTCGGTCCTAATGGTGCAGGCAAAACTTCATTTATTAATATG ATGATTGGGCTCACAAAGCCCACTTCTGGAAGTGCATATGTTCAGGGATTAGATATATTGACTGATATGAACAGAATATACACTAGCATGGGTGTGTGTCCCCAGCATGA CTTACTATGGGGAACTTTAACGGGAAGAGAGCATCTACTTTTCTATGGAAGGCTTAAAAATCTCAAAGGAGACTCCTTATTAAAT GCTGTGGAAGAATCTCTGAAGAGTGTAAACTTATTTTATGGTGGGGTGGCAGACAAACAAGCACGCAAATATAGTGGAGGCATGAAGAGGAGGCTAAGCGTCGCCATTTCACTCATCGGAGATCCAAAA GTAGTGTACATGGATGAACCAAGTACGGGACTTGATCCTGCTTCACGAAACATGTTGTGGAACGTAGTCAAACGAGCCAAACAAAACAGAGCTATAATTCTTACTA CTCATTCGATGGAAGAGGCTGAGCACTTATGTGATCGTCTTGGAATCTTTGTGGACGGAAGCCTGCAGTGTGTAGGAAACCCTAAAGAG CTCAAAGCTAGATATGGAGGATCTTACGTGTTCACGATGACAACACCCCCTGATCATGAGCAAGAAGTCGAGAACCTAGTACGAAACCTCTCCCCCAATGCTAACAAGATATACCAGATCTCGGGGACACAGAAGTTCGAGTTGCCAAAGCAAGAGATAAGAATAGCAGATGTGTTTGAGGCAGTGGAGAAAGCGAAGAGTAGGTTCACTGTTCAAGCATGGGGCATCGCAGATACGACGTTAGAGGATGTCTTTATAAAGGTTGCAAGAGGGGCTCAAACATTCAACACTCTCTCATAA